In Candidatus Cohnella colombiensis, one DNA window encodes the following:
- a CDS encoding LuxR C-terminal-related transcriptional regulator, translating into MNMPILSTKLYIPLLRTRVVQRPRLIERLNEGLDRKLTLISASAGFGKTTLVSEWVTGCDRPVAWLSLDEGDDDFTRFLTHLVAALQTIVENIGGGVVSELKSAQPPPTESILTILLNEISALPYKFVLVLDDYHVIDAKEIDDALGFLLEHLPPQVHLVIATRENPQFPLGRLRARGLLTELRATDLRFTPEEAAMFFNQVMGLNLTAEDITLLEARTEGWIAGLQLAALSMQGREDIQAFVPAFAGDNRYIVDYLVEEVLQSQPDHVRSFLLQTSILDRLHGSLCDAVTGQQDGNARLQSLERGNFFVVPLDDKRQWYRYHHLFAEVLSVHLREDQPDQVAELHRRASMWYEQYGSMADAIRHALAAKDYARVADLVELAWLPMSRSRQETAVLGWLKAIPDEIVRYRPVLCVEYAWASLACNELDAAMDRLLDAERWLEMMVHQHDLPEGALDKMIVVDEMAFRRLPGLIAVYRSGHAQVQGNVPAAMKYAQQVLDLVPEDDHLPRGAATALLGLASWTSGDLETAHRMFSDGLASVQQSGNITDTIGGAVALATIRIAQGRLRQAMHTYEQGLKLATEHGEPKLRGTADMYVGMSELCREHNDLHLATQHLLRSKELGEHTELPQNPSRWHVTMARILEAQGDLEGALDLLYEAEGLFVSDFFPNVRPIAAVKTRIWVAQGRLFEAFDWIKGEGLSAQDDLSYLREFEHITLARVLTAQYKSDRAERSILEAMELLERLLQSAEEGKRTGSVIEILIVQALAHQLKGNIPAALVPLERALILAEPEGYVRIFVDEGKSMMVLLEAALKQGIASNYVYYLLTAFGKAEDIKPAKQVVNEPLNKTQSEAQSEPLSERERDVLRLLRTELNGPDIARELMVSLNTLRTHTKNIYDKLRVNNRRAAVRRSEELDMF; encoded by the coding sequence ATGAATATGCCAATTTTATCTACTAAACTGTATATCCCACTGTTACGTACGAGAGTTGTCCAAAGGCCACGCCTGATCGAGCGGTTGAACGAGGGATTGGATCGCAAGCTGACTCTCATCTCTGCCTCCGCCGGCTTTGGCAAGACTACCCTAGTCAGCGAATGGGTCACCGGTTGCGATCGACCTGTCGCATGGCTGTCACTAGATGAAGGGGATGACGACTTTACACGTTTCCTGACTCACCTTGTAGCTGCACTTCAGACGATTGTGGAGAATATTGGAGGAGGCGTGGTTAGCGAGCTCAAATCCGCACAGCCACCGCCAACCGAATCGATTCTAACGATCCTGCTCAATGAAATATCAGCCCTCCCGTACAAATTCGTCCTCGTCCTTGACGACTACCATGTTATTGATGCGAAGGAGATCGACGATGCTCTCGGCTTCCTCCTCGAGCATCTCCCGCCACAGGTGCACTTAGTCATCGCTACTCGTGAAAATCCGCAGTTTCCCTTGGGCCGATTACGTGCTCGCGGCCTCTTAACCGAGCTGCGTGCCACCGACCTTCGCTTTACTCCTGAAGAAGCGGCGATGTTCTTTAATCAAGTGATGGGCCTGAATCTTACGGCTGAAGATATAACTTTGCTGGAAGCCCGCACCGAAGGCTGGATTGCGGGACTTCAGCTGGCAGCGCTCTCTATGCAGGGGCGTGAGGACATTCAGGCTTTTGTTCCGGCGTTCGCCGGAGACAATCGATACATTGTGGATTATCTGGTCGAAGAGGTCCTGCAGAGTCAGCCCGATCATGTTCGGAGCTTTTTACTTCAGACCTCTATTCTCGACCGGTTGCATGGATCTCTGTGCGATGCAGTCACCGGACAGCAAGATGGAAACGCGCGGCTTCAGTCCCTGGAGCGAGGCAATTTCTTTGTCGTTCCACTGGATGACAAGCGTCAATGGTATCGCTATCATCACCTCTTTGCTGAAGTTCTCTCTGTACATTTGAGGGAAGATCAGCCCGATCAGGTAGCTGAACTACACCGTCGTGCGAGCATGTGGTACGAGCAATATGGATCGATGGCCGATGCGATACGCCATGCACTGGCCGCCAAGGATTACGCGCGAGTTGCAGATTTGGTCGAGCTGGCATGGCTCCCCATGAGCAGAAGTAGACAAGAAACAGCGGTACTGGGCTGGCTCAAGGCGATCCCCGATGAAATTGTCCGCTACCGGCCTGTACTTTGTGTTGAATATGCCTGGGCTTCACTTGCTTGCAACGAGTTAGATGCGGCTATGGACCGACTGCTAGACGCCGAACGGTGGCTTGAGATGATGGTACATCAGCATGACCTACCGGAAGGTGCATTGGATAAGATGATCGTCGTAGACGAAATGGCATTCCGCCGTCTTCCGGGATTGATCGCCGTGTATCGATCTGGGCATGCCCAGGTGCAGGGTAATGTTCCAGCTGCTATGAAATACGCCCAGCAGGTGCTTGACCTAGTACCAGAGGACGACCATCTCCCGCGCGGAGCGGCAACTGCGCTACTGGGACTCGCATCCTGGACGAGCGGGGATCTTGAGACAGCGCACCGGATGTTTAGCGATGGTTTGGCGAGTGTGCAGCAGTCGGGAAACATCACTGATACAATCGGAGGTGCAGTCGCACTAGCTACTATAAGGATTGCGCAAGGTCGACTTCGTCAGGCGATGCATACCTATGAGCAAGGATTGAAGCTTGCGACGGAGCATGGTGAACCTAAACTGCGTGGAACGGCAGATATGTATGTGGGAATGAGTGAGCTCTGTCGCGAGCATAACGATTTGCATTTAGCTACTCAGCACCTGCTCAGAAGCAAGGAACTGGGGGAGCACACCGAGTTACCGCAAAACCCCTCTCGCTGGCACGTTACAATGGCTAGGATACTGGAGGCCCAAGGTGACCTAGAAGGTGCGCTGGACCTTCTCTATGAGGCAGAGGGCCTGTTTGTGAGTGATTTTTTCCCTAATGTGCGTCCTATAGCTGCTGTGAAAACGCGAATATGGGTTGCACAGGGCAGGTTGTTTGAAGCCTTTGACTGGATAAAGGGAGAAGGGCTTTCCGCCCAGGACGACCTGAGCTACTTGCGAGAATTTGAGCACATTACCCTGGCTAGGGTGTTGACAGCCCAATATAAGAGTGATCGCGCGGAACGCTCTATACTTGAAGCAATGGAGCTTCTAGAGCGACTACTTCAATCGGCAGAAGAAGGCAAGAGGACAGGAAGCGTGATCGAAATCCTAATCGTGCAAGCACTTGCTCACCAGCTGAAGGGAAACATCCCTGCTGCGCTGGTGCCATTGGAACGCGCGTTGATTCTAGCTGAGCCGGAGGGCTATGTCCGTATCTTTGTCGACGAAGGCAAATCCATGATGGTCCTGCTGGAAGCGGCCTTGAAACAGGGTATAGCCTCGAATTATGTCTATTACCTCCTGACAGCCTTTGGCAAGGCAGAGGACATAAAGCCAGCCAAACAGGTTGTGAACGAGCCTCTGAACAAAACACAGAGTGAAGCACAAAGCGAACCTCTGAGCGAACGCGAGCGTGACGTGCTACGGTTGCTCAGAACTGAATTGAACGGACCGGATATTGCCCGCGAGCTCATGGTTTCTCTTAACACACTGCGAACCCATACCAAGAATATTTATGACAAGCTTAGAGTAAATAACCGTCGGGCAGCGGTCCGTCGCTCTGAGGAACTCGATATGTTCTAG
- a CDS encoding DUF2306 domain-containing protein, giving the protein MRTKLYDKEKHQIIMTPAKKGSAKWLIAGLLFLSVLPLVFGAFRVTELAGGAEIMPADARFSASPLPVVLHIVSASMYTLLGAFQFSSSFRRRRPGWHRMSGRFLVLCGLLVGLSALWMTLFYPLKAGTGELLYVFRLLFGSVMVLSMVRGYTTIRRGEVIRHRAWMTRGYAIGLGVGTQMLLLMVWEMIIGQPSELSHDLLMGAAWVINLVVAEWAVRRAAH; this is encoded by the coding sequence ATGAGAACGAAACTGTACGATAAAGAGAAACATCAGATCATTATGACACCAGCAAAAAAAGGTTCGGCAAAGTGGCTCATTGCCGGACTGCTCTTTCTGAGCGTCCTTCCACTCGTATTTGGTGCCTTCCGTGTAACGGAGTTGGCAGGCGGAGCAGAAATCATGCCGGCAGACGCTCGGTTCTCTGCATCTCCACTGCCGGTGGTGCTGCATATCGTAAGTGCCAGCATGTATACCCTCTTGGGTGCGTTTCAGTTCTCAAGCAGCTTCCGGCGTCGCAGGCCGGGCTGGCACCGCATGTCTGGGCGGTTCTTGGTTCTATGCGGTCTGCTTGTGGGGCTATCAGCGCTGTGGATGACTCTATTCTATCCCCTCAAGGCTGGAACCGGCGAGCTCCTTTACGTATTTCGGCTCCTGTTTGGATCAGTCATGGTTTTGTCCATGGTCCGCGGCTATACCACAATCCGTAGAGGAGAAGTGATCCGACACCGCGCATGGATGACTCGTGGCTATGCGATCGGACTTGGCGTGGGTACACAAATGCTGCTCCTGATGGTTTGGGAAATGATCATCGGCCAGCCGAGTGAGCTCAGCCATGATCTGCTTATGGGCGCCGCCTGGGTAATCAATCTTGTAGTGGCCGAATGGGCTGTCCGCAGAGCAGCACATTAA